The following coding sequences lie in one Apium graveolens cultivar Ventura chromosome 3, ASM990537v1, whole genome shotgun sequence genomic window:
- the LOC141712017 gene encoding basic blue protein-like, with the protein MSKGRGRAGAATALVLCLVLLHYEVAQATVYNVGGASGWTFKMTSWPDAKRFKAGDVLVFKYDPSLHNVVKVNKRGYRSCHTPRGSKVYQTGNDRITLARGRNFFICNFPGHCEAQMKIAVTAT; encoded by the exons ATGTCCAAGGGAAGAGGCAGAGCAGGCGCTGCAACAGCATTGGTGCTTTGCTTGGTGCTGCTGCACTATGAAGTGGCTCAAGCTACTGTCTACAATGTCGGAGGCGCCAGTGGTTGGACCTTTAAAATGACTAGTTGGCCTGACGCTAAGCGCTTCAAAGCCGGTGATGTACTAG TGTTCAAGTACGACCCATCGCTCCACAATGTGGTGAAAGTAAACAAACGAGGCTATCGAAGTTGTCACACCCCACGAGGATCAAAAGTATATCAAACCGGAAACGACAGAATCACACTTGCCAGAGGCCGCAACTTCTTCATTTGCAACTTTCCTGGACACTGTGAAGCTCAAATGAAGATAGCCGTAACAGCGACTTAA